The following are from one region of the Hymenobacter radiodurans genome:
- a CDS encoding outer membrane beta-barrel family protein translates to MRYALLLFVCCWSTVLATAQPTAPTRAGGPGQILGGIADSASGKPLREASVSLMAARDSSYISFTITDGDGRFVLRGVTPGRYFLLLTFVGYKSRLLPVSVAAAGATDVGMQRLGGFSHTLGEVVVQQERAPVSVQGDTVAFSARAFRTQPNAAVEALLKKLPGVQVDRDGTIRAQGQQVNRVLVDGKPFFGDDPKLATRNLPANIIDQVQLYNQRSDQSAFSGIDDGQQEKTINLITKRDKRKGYFGTESIGAGTDERYRAQLGLNRFNNGRQISALGQANNINQLGFSNDGSPTAGDVSSGPGAGGGSSLPGGFGGVGGPGGGQVTINMGGRGSGNAQPASNNQPSSITESLAGGLNYRDAWGKRAEVATSYFANRTTVTTDQVSRRENVAGLDAGIGETGQPLVTDQSAAARARTVSQRLNFRLDYRLDTLTSFRFTPALWWQNTDQRQAKDQLTSIGERQLNTSLSTYNASANTLWGNGNLLLMRRFAKAGRTLSANLSAVLNNQDGEAFNQATNTFFALDGTGRTTLLNQRISQDYPARTQALNLAYVEPLSLQQKLEFRYNLANTHSTSRRDVADFNPTTARYDAANEILSNQFSSGFLTNRAGLTWQTRRLRYGFSLGLDAQQSSLRVNNQSADTALTRDYQSLLPSAMFTLNASRSRTLRLNYRTRLQAPTASQLQPVADNTNPLYIRLGNPQLRPEYYHTLTATFNQFNAVNNRSVFGLLSANQVQNRIVSATSFSSAGVQTTRPVNADGYRSLNGFLSLGQRLGWHKLNVNLTTNGNFTQGQSLVNDQQNQARNWSLGQGLSLNTAFNDKLELGLAGNVTYLDARYSLLPQQNTSYWTQTLEADVFYQLPGRWAVSSDLWLTRYAGRSAGFNQGVSLWNVGLTRQLFKDKQGELKLQAYDLLKQNRSIVRNVTDTYLEDVRSKVLTRYFMLSFTYNLRQFGK, encoded by the coding sequence ATGCGCTACGCTCTACTCCTTTTCGTATGCTGCTGGAGCACTGTGCTGGCCACCGCCCAGCCAACGGCCCCAACCCGGGCCGGCGGGCCTGGCCAGATTCTGGGCGGCATCGCCGATTCGGCCAGCGGCAAGCCCCTCCGGGAAGCGTCGGTGTCGCTGATGGCGGCCCGCGATTCGTCTTATATCTCTTTCACCATCACCGATGGCGACGGACGCTTTGTTCTGCGCGGCGTAACGCCCGGCCGCTACTTTCTGCTGCTCACTTTCGTTGGCTACAAAAGCAGGCTTTTGCCAGTAAGTGTAGCGGCCGCCGGAGCTACCGACGTTGGTATGCAGCGCCTGGGGGGCTTTTCTCATACGCTGGGCGAGGTGGTAGTGCAGCAGGAGCGCGCCCCGGTTTCGGTGCAGGGCGACACGGTGGCTTTCAGCGCTCGCGCTTTCCGTACCCAGCCCAATGCGGCCGTGGAAGCGTTGCTAAAGAAGCTACCCGGCGTACAGGTCGACCGCGACGGCACCATCCGCGCCCAAGGTCAGCAGGTAAATCGGGTATTGGTGGATGGTAAGCCCTTTTTTGGCGATGACCCCAAGCTGGCCACCCGCAACCTGCCCGCCAACATCATCGATCAGGTGCAGCTTTACAACCAGCGCAGCGACCAGTCGGCCTTTTCCGGCATCGACGACGGCCAGCAGGAGAAAACCATTAACCTGATTACCAAGCGCGACAAGCGCAAAGGCTACTTCGGCACCGAGTCTATCGGGGCGGGCACCGATGAGCGCTACCGCGCGCAGCTAGGCTTGAATCGCTTTAATAATGGCCGGCAGATTTCGGCGCTGGGTCAGGCCAACAACATCAATCAACTGGGCTTCAGCAACGATGGCAGCCCCACCGCCGGCGACGTAAGCAGCGGCCCCGGCGCGGGCGGCGGCAGTAGCCTACCCGGCGGCTTTGGGGGCGTAGGCGGGCCGGGCGGCGGCCAGGTTACAATAAACATGGGCGGCCGTGGGAGCGGCAATGCACAGCCAGCCAGTAACAACCAGCCCAGCAGCATCACCGAATCGTTGGCTGGGGGGCTAAATTACCGTGATGCCTGGGGCAAGCGCGCCGAAGTGGCCACCAGCTACTTCGCCAACCGCACCACGGTGACTACCGACCAGGTAAGCCGGCGCGAAAACGTGGCCGGCCTCGACGCGGGCATCGGCGAAACCGGCCAGCCCCTAGTTACCGACCAAAGCGCTGCGGCCCGCGCCCGCACCGTAAGCCAGCGGCTGAACTTTCGGCTGGACTACCGGCTCGATACCCTTACCTCCTTTCGCTTCACGCCGGCCCTGTGGTGGCAAAATACGGATCAGCGCCAAGCTAAAGATCAGCTAACCAGCATCGGGGAGCGGCAGCTAAATACCAGCCTTAGCACCTACAATGCCTCGGCCAATACGCTCTGGGGCAACGGCAATCTGCTGCTGATGCGCCGTTTTGCCAAGGCTGGCCGCACCTTGTCGGCTAACCTCAGCGCCGTGCTGAATAACCAGGATGGGGAAGCCTTCAACCAGGCTACGAACACTTTTTTCGCTCTCGATGGCACCGGCCGCACTACCCTGCTCAACCAGCGAATAAGTCAGGACTACCCGGCCCGTACACAGGCGCTCAATCTGGCGTATGTCGAGCCGTTGAGCTTGCAGCAAAAGCTTGAGTTTAGATATAATCTGGCCAATACGCACAGCACCTCCCGGCGCGACGTGGCCGACTTCAACCCCACTACTGCCCGCTACGATGCCGCAAATGAAATCCTTAGCAACCAGTTCAGCAGCGGTTTTCTGACAAACCGGGCGGGCCTGACTTGGCAGACGCGCCGCCTGCGCTACGGCTTCTCCCTGGGCCTCGACGCCCAACAGTCCAGCCTGCGCGTCAACAATCAAAGCGCCGATACTGCCCTCACGCGCGACTACCAGAGCTTGCTGCCCAGCGCCATGTTTACGCTAAATGCTAGCCGTAGCCGCACGCTGCGCCTAAACTACCGCACGCGCTTGCAGGCACCCACGGCCAGTCAGCTTCAGCCCGTAGCCGACAACACCAACCCACTATACATCCGTCTCGGCAACCCCCAGTTGCGGCCCGAATACTACCACACCCTCACGGCTACCTTCAATCAATTCAACGCCGTGAACAACCGCAGCGTGTTTGGCTTGCTAAGCGCTAATCAGGTTCAAAATCGCATTGTGTCGGCCACCAGCTTCAGCTCGGCCGGTGTCCAAACCACGCGGCCCGTCAACGCCGATGGCTACCGTAGCCTCAACGGGTTTCTGTCCTTGGGTCAGCGGCTGGGCTGGCACAAGCTGAATGTAAATCTGACCACTAACGGCAACTTCACCCAGGGTCAAAGCTTGGTTAATGACCAGCAAAATCAAGCTCGCAACTGGAGCCTGGGGCAAGGCCTGAGCCTCAACACGGCCTTCAACGACAAGCTCGAGCTTGGCCTTGCCGGCAACGTCACGTACCTGGACGCCCGATATTCTCTCCTGCCCCAACAAAACACTTCGTACTGGACCCAGACTCTGGAGGCCGATGTATTTTATCAGCTGCCCGGTCGCTGGGCCGTCAGCAGCGACCTTTGGCTCACGCGCTACGCGGGGCGCTCAGCTGGCTTCAACCAAGGAGTATCGCTGTGGAACGTTGGCCTCACCCGCCAGCTCTTCAAGGACAAACAGGGTGAGTTAAAGCTGCAAGCCTACGATCTGCTCAAGCAGAACCGCAGCATCGTGCGCAACGTGACAGACACTTATCTGGAGGACGTGCGCAGCAAAGTTCTCACGCGCTATTTCATGCTCAGCTTTACTTACAACCTGCGGCAGTTTGGGAAGTAG
- a CDS encoding GNAT family N-acetyltransferase produces MSSSIPIQPTLEDPQTLLLPLQATDFEALYAAASDPKVWEQHPNKDRWKPEVFRTFFEGAMQSQGAFKIIDKATNEVAGSTRFYGYDEQEDSILIGYTFYATRYWGKGLNLKVKTMMLDYIFQFVSQVYFHIGAANTRSQIAISRLGAEKVAEEEVAYFGEAPQLNFVYRIGKEQWIGRS; encoded by the coding sequence ATGTCGTCGTCCATTCCTATTCAACCCACGCTAGAAGACCCGCAGACGCTGCTGCTCCCCTTGCAGGCCACCGATTTTGAGGCCCTGTACGCGGCCGCTTCCGACCCAAAGGTTTGGGAGCAGCACCCCAACAAAGACCGCTGGAAACCGGAAGTCTTCCGAACGTTTTTTGAGGGTGCTATGCAGAGCCAGGGGGCTTTCAAAATCATCGACAAAGCGACCAATGAGGTGGCGGGCAGCACTCGTTTTTACGGCTATGATGAACAGGAAGACAGCATCCTGATTGGCTACACGTTCTACGCCACCCGCTACTGGGGCAAGGGGCTCAACCTGAAGGTGAAGACGATGATGCTGGACTACATCTTTCAGTTCGTGTCGCAGGTTTACTTCCATATTGGCGCGGCAAACACCCGCTCACAAATCGCGATAAGCCGTTTAGGGGCGGAAAAGGTGGCCGAGGAGGAAGTAGCGTATTTTGGTGAGGCGCCCCAGTTAAACTTTGTTTATAGAATCGGGAAGGAACAGTGGATTGGGCGCAGCTAA
- a CDS encoding DUF5777 family beta-barrel protein gives MAAGVDIETGGHVFQLHVTNAQGMIEPLFIPRTGGQFFDGDIYFGFNVARNFMLRPADRFRK, from the coding sequence GTGGCCGCCGGCGTAGATATTGAAACGGGCGGCCACGTATTTCAGCTCCACGTTACCAATGCCCAAGGCATGATTGAGCCGCTGTTCATTCCGCGCACTGGGGGGCAATTTTTCGATGGCGACATCTATTTCGGGTTTAATGTAGCCCGCAACTTCATGCTCCGGCCCGCCGACCGCTTTCGCAAATAA
- a CDS encoding amidohydrolase, translated as MKRYVALSLLSAGLLASHPALPPVPDADVSAVKAQAIKDLDNDYNDYKKVAQQIWGFAEVGYKETKSSALLQKTLRDNGFQVQAGVADIPTAFVATYGSGKPVIGILAEYDALPGLSQQASAEKKAIAGLDAGHGCGHNLFGTASVAAGIELKKLIKEGKFKGTVKVFGCPAEEGGSGKVYLVRAGLFQGVDAAVHWHPSNQNRSMMSSYIANSSAKFRFHGIASHAAASPQRGRSALDGVEAMNNMVNMMREHVPQETRIHYIITNGGKAPNVVPEFAEVYYYVRHPNRDEVKDAFARVVKAAEGAALGTGTTMDYEIIGGTHELLLNETLARALQVNLERVGGVTYTPQEVAIGKQIQASFGFPAPPIEEAAKVQPFAVTDGGGSSDVGDVSFAVPTVGLTAATWIPGTPAHSWQAVACSGQEIGAKGMLVAAKTMTLTAIDLFTDPALLEKATAEFKQDVGGYVYKPLLGDRKPALNYRD; from the coding sequence TTGAAAAGATACGTTGCGCTGAGCCTGTTGAGCGCGGGCCTGCTGGCTTCCCACCCTGCTCTGCCGCCTGTGCCGGACGCCGACGTAAGCGCCGTTAAAGCCCAGGCAATAAAGGATCTGGACAACGATTACAACGACTACAAGAAAGTAGCTCAGCAAATCTGGGGCTTTGCGGAAGTGGGCTACAAGGAAACCAAAAGCTCGGCCCTCCTCCAGAAAACCCTGCGCGACAACGGCTTTCAGGTGCAGGCCGGCGTGGCCGATATTCCAACGGCTTTTGTGGCCACGTACGGCAGTGGCAAGCCAGTTATTGGCATACTAGCCGAGTACGATGCGTTGCCGGGTTTGTCGCAGCAGGCCAGCGCGGAGAAAAAAGCAATAGCCGGTCTCGACGCGGGCCACGGCTGCGGCCATAATCTGTTTGGCACAGCCAGCGTAGCGGCGGGCATCGAGCTAAAAAAGCTGATTAAGGAAGGTAAGTTTAAAGGTACCGTGAAGGTATTCGGCTGCCCGGCCGAGGAAGGTGGCAGTGGCAAGGTGTATTTGGTGCGGGCCGGCCTATTCCAGGGCGTAGACGCCGCTGTGCACTGGCACCCCAGTAATCAGAACCGCTCAATGATGAGCAGCTACATTGCCAACAGCTCGGCCAAGTTTCGCTTTCATGGTATTGCCTCGCACGCCGCCGCCTCGCCCCAGCGCGGCCGCAGCGCTCTCGACGGCGTAGAGGCGATGAACAACATGGTGAACATGATGCGCGAGCACGTGCCCCAGGAAACGCGCATTCACTACATCATTACCAACGGCGGCAAAGCACCGAACGTGGTGCCCGAATTTGCCGAAGTGTATTACTACGTGCGCCACCCCAACCGCGACGAGGTGAAGGATGCTTTTGCCCGCGTGGTGAAAGCGGCTGAAGGCGCCGCCTTGGGCACCGGCACCACCATGGACTACGAAATTATCGGCGGTACCCATGAGCTACTGCTCAACGAAACCTTGGCGCGGGCGCTACAAGTCAACCTAGAGCGGGTGGGCGGCGTGACGTACACCCCGCAGGAAGTAGCAATTGGCAAGCAGATTCAAGCCTCGTTTGGCTTTCCGGCGCCGCCCATTGAAGAAGCAGCCAAGGTGCAGCCCTTCGCCGTTACTGATGGGGGTGGCAGCTCCGATGTAGGCGACGTGAGCTTCGCGGTGCCTACCGTAGGTCTCACGGCTGCTACCTGGATTCCGGGCACACCGGCTCACAGCTGGCAGGCGGTAGCGTGCAGCGGTCAGGAAATTGGGGCTAAAGGCATGCTGGTAGCCGCCAAAACCATGACCCTAACGGCCATCGACCTGTTTACGGATCCTGCGCTGCTCGAAAAAGCCACTGCCGAATTCAAGCAGGACGTGGGTGGTTATGTATACAAGCCTTTGCTCGGCGATCGTAAGCCGGCCCTCAACTACCGGGATTAG
- a CDS encoding serine hydrolase domain-containing protein, with protein sequence MQPIDIKRLLAVADSAAQAQITAGLTPGMSVGVAQNGQLVLARAYGKANVETGVDVGSITSYKVGSITKQFTAAIVMRLVEAGKMSLTDPITNYLPDYPTQGHHVTIHHLLNHTSGIKAFRVMHEENRQRFRLDLTYPEMIEMFAKQPFEFKPGEKYEYNNFGYYLLGEIISRVTGVPYQDYLERELLRPLGLSNTMYCESSRVIPQRAAGYEYEGKTLINARYLSMRIGPAAGAFPQP encoded by the coding sequence GTGCAGCCCATTGATATAAAACGCCTCCTGGCCGTGGCCGACTCGGCCGCGCAGGCCCAGATTACGGCCGGCCTCACGCCGGGCATGAGCGTGGGCGTAGCCCAGAATGGCCAACTGGTATTGGCCCGAGCCTATGGCAAAGCCAACGTAGAAACGGGCGTCGATGTGGGCTCCATTACTTCGTATAAGGTGGGCTCCATCACCAAGCAGTTCACGGCGGCCATCGTAATGCGGCTGGTGGAAGCGGGCAAAATGTCGCTCACCGACCCCATCACCAACTACTTGCCCGACTACCCCACGCAGGGCCACCACGTCACTATTCACCACCTGCTGAATCATACGTCGGGCATCAAGGCGTTTCGGGTGATGCACGAGGAAAACCGCCAGCGCTTCCGCCTCGACCTCACCTATCCCGAAATGATCGAGATGTTTGCCAAGCAGCCTTTCGAGTTCAAGCCCGGCGAGAAATACGAGTACAACAACTTTGGCTACTACTTGCTGGGCGAGATTATCAGTCGGGTGACGGGCGTCCCGTACCAAGATTATCTGGAGCGCGAATTACTGAGGCCGCTGGGCCTGAGCAATACCATGTACTGCGAGTCGAGCCGCGTGATTCCGCAGCGGGCAGCGGGCTACGAGTATGAGGGAAAAACGCTCATCAACGCCCGCTATCTGAGCATGCGCATTGGGCCCGCCGCGGGGGCCTTTCCTCAACCGTAG
- a CDS encoding serine hydrolase: MLHWTTLLHGGKVVSPASLRLMTTPTVLANGDTIGYGYGLQLAELGSHEQIFHTGGANGFVSALAHYPKNGLTVVVLANSVKANPATITKALARTALGIRVRDLPLTPDNIARYAGTYTYKSGAKTRVLKVYEESGKLHAQVTGGPAFRLRSQGSNVFIPSGNDDNQIIFTPSADRAAGLTIREGRWEVTEAKRQE; the protein is encoded by the coding sequence ATGCTGCACTGGACAACTTTGCTGCACGGTGGCAAGGTGGTGTCGCCCGCTTCGCTCCGGCTCATGACTACGCCCACCGTCCTGGCCAATGGCGACACCATTGGCTACGGCTATGGCTTGCAGTTGGCGGAGTTGGGGTCGCATGAGCAGATATTTCACACGGGTGGTGCCAATGGGTTCGTGTCGGCGCTGGCTCATTATCCCAAAAATGGGCTAACGGTGGTAGTCCTGGCCAATTCGGTGAAAGCCAATCCAGCTACCATTACCAAGGCGCTGGCGCGCACGGCCCTCGGTATACGCGTGCGCGACTTGCCCCTGACGCCCGATAATATTGCGCGCTACGCTGGCACCTACACTTATAAGTCGGGCGCCAAAACGCGGGTGCTGAAAGTGTATGAGGAAAGCGGCAAGCTGCACGCGCAGGTAACCGGCGGACCGGCTTTTCGGCTCCGCAGCCAAGGCAGCAATGTGTTTATTCCCTCCGGCAACGACGACAATCAAATCATCTTCACGCCTTCTGCGGATCGGGCCGCAGGCCTCACCATTCGGGAAGGCCGTTGGGAAGTGACGGAGGCCAAGCGCCAGGAATAA
- a CDS encoding sensor histidine kinase, translating into MKYAALRFIPRPLIIKQENRSIVREVALAFSVWLVTILLLMAVGAEELILYGAMLVPLTAAFYFFAYYYLIPRMVTKQRPVRSYILWVLLSLLISFGPVMLLVLIFCDDPDVGAGFAFFNEGFQLFLTAPLTWNLYKRRVKSKEQIGVLQTELGQSTANLDFLRSQINPHFLFNSLNTLYGTALQENSERTAQGIQMLGDMMRFMLHENHQRQILLTREVEYMRNYIELQSLRTSTSPNISIETSIEDVVAEKWIAPMLLIPFVENAFKHGISLKRKSWIRVTLHYEADKLYFDVYNSTHPKQELDLEKDHSGVGLENVRQRLALLYPGKHELSIRETPQEFFVHLTLQLSGSTQQ; encoded by the coding sequence TTGAAGTACGCGGCTCTGCGCTTTATCCCAAGGCCCCTGATTATCAAGCAGGAGAACCGATCTATTGTGCGCGAAGTGGCACTGGCATTCAGCGTGTGGCTAGTGACCATATTGCTACTCATGGCGGTGGGAGCCGAAGAGCTGATCCTGTATGGGGCGATGCTTGTGCCGCTTACGGCAGCCTTCTATTTTTTCGCCTATTACTACCTCATCCCAAGAATGGTAACAAAGCAGCGGCCGGTGCGATCATACATCCTCTGGGTGCTGCTGTCCCTGCTTATATCCTTTGGGCCGGTGATGCTCCTGGTTCTGATCTTCTGCGATGATCCGGATGTAGGGGCTGGTTTTGCCTTTTTCAATGAGGGCTTTCAACTCTTTCTAACGGCTCCGCTGACCTGGAATCTCTATAAGCGGCGTGTAAAGAGCAAGGAGCAAATTGGCGTGCTGCAAACCGAACTGGGCCAGTCGACGGCCAACCTGGATTTTTTGCGTTCCCAGATCAATCCGCACTTTCTATTCAATAGTCTGAACACCTTATACGGTACGGCCCTGCAGGAAAACAGTGAGCGCACGGCCCAGGGTATTCAGATGCTGGGCGACATGATGCGGTTTATGCTGCACGAAAACCACCAGCGCCAGATTCTGCTCACCCGGGAGGTGGAGTATATGCGCAACTACATCGAGCTACAGTCGCTCCGGACGAGCACCTCACCCAACATCAGCATCGAAACCAGCATTGAGGATGTAGTGGCCGAGAAGTGGATTGCGCCCATGCTGCTGATTCCCTTCGTGGAGAATGCCTTTAAGCACGGCATCAGTCTGAAGCGCAAATCGTGGATACGGGTGACCTTGCACTACGAAGCCGACAAGCTCTACTTTGACGTGTACAACAGCACCCACCCCAAACAGGAGCTAGACCTAGAAAAAGACCACTCCGGCGTAGGCCTAGAGAACGTGCGGCAGCGCCTAGCCCTCCTCTACCCCGGCAAGCACGAGCTATCCATTAGGGAAACCCCACAGGAGTTTTTTGTGCATCTTACACTACAGTTAAGCGGCAGCACTCAGCAATAG
- a CDS encoding LytR/AlgR family response regulator transcription factor, which yields MKAIAIDDEPMALEVVRSLGGKIPYLELKACFTDACEAMEYLQKEPVDLLFLDIKMPDISGLEFVTSLQKKPLVIFTTAYSEHAVTGFELDAVDYLLKPFSLARFMKACNKAHELLRLRDQTVQTKDYVFVKTGTEQVRVPYAEILYMEAAGNYVTFVLGGKRLLSRMTMTELSELLPTDQFVRVHRSFVVAKDKIDKLERHQVTVHGHTVPVGASYLPQLQV from the coding sequence ATGAAAGCAATAGCAATCGACGACGAACCGATGGCGCTGGAGGTGGTGCGCTCTTTGGGGGGCAAAATTCCGTATCTGGAGCTTAAAGCTTGCTTCACGGATGCCTGCGAGGCCATGGAGTATTTGCAAAAGGAGCCCGTCGACCTGTTGTTTCTGGATATCAAGATGCCCGACATCTCGGGGCTGGAGTTTGTGACCAGCCTGCAGAAGAAGCCGCTGGTCATTTTTACTACGGCTTATTCCGAGCATGCTGTGACGGGCTTTGAGCTGGATGCCGTCGATTATCTGCTTAAGCCCTTCTCGCTGGCCAGGTTTATGAAAGCCTGCAACAAGGCCCACGAGCTGCTCCGCCTCCGCGACCAGACCGTCCAGACTAAAGACTACGTGTTTGTGAAGACGGGCACGGAGCAGGTGCGCGTGCCCTACGCGGAGATTCTGTACATGGAGGCAGCCGGTAACTACGTCACGTTTGTACTGGGGGGCAAACGCTTGCTCTCTCGCATGACCATGACGGAGCTCAGCGAGCTGCTGCCCACCGACCAGTTTGTGCGGGTGCATCGCTCCTTTGTGGTGGCCAAAGACAAAATCGACAAGCTTGAGCGCCACCAAGTCACGGTGCACGGCCATACCGTGCCAGTGGGCGCTTCCTATCTGCCGCAGTTGCAGGTATGA
- a CDS encoding flavin-containing monooxygenase: MNTSKVAIVGGGPAGIAAAKSLLEDGLTPVLIEQSSHIGGQWNQGAAHSGIWPDMHANSPHVLMSFSDFDHPAGTQMFPSNQEVLAYLTAYARHFGLGPYIRLNTRVELISRGPEGQYWVTTRTQDGEEEKELFSHVILASGRYNYPNFPNTPGLDQFRGQVLHSFAYRGRQAFAGQRVLVVGNSISGLEIASDLALNDGPPVLSSCRKPRYIIRKLLHGLPAEQHVFNRFATYLGQILPPPEAAAGLKHFIVENFGNPADFGGLPPSDNLLEAGASMCQEYLDQLASGRIRAVTGVRTFTPTGALLTSGEEVTADVLLLATGYGLHLPFLSEDIRQTVLADDKCLDLHHFTFHPDLPNVAFLGLFGQIGSYFPTVELQARWVAACWSGQHALPTRTQMEQGLAESEQFKQVREEITSHESMHLFSQDLGVAPTLDRYPDLVRELLFGLLVPAQFRLEGHRSRPDARARFEQNSRCYTAGQAVPLDQQQRAGLMMLARALPQNQALQNLVEQLQPVAVL, encoded by the coding sequence ATGAACACCTCGAAAGTTGCCATTGTCGGGGGCGGGCCCGCTGGCATTGCCGCCGCTAAGTCGTTGTTGGAAGACGGACTTACGCCGGTTCTCATAGAGCAAAGCAGTCACATTGGGGGGCAGTGGAACCAGGGGGCGGCGCATAGCGGCATCTGGCCCGACATGCACGCCAACTCTCCCCATGTGCTGATGTCGTTTTCGGACTTTGACCATCCGGCCGGCACCCAGATGTTCCCGAGTAATCAGGAGGTGCTGGCGTATCTCACCGCGTATGCCCGCCACTTTGGCTTAGGGCCTTACATCCGATTGAATACTCGCGTGGAGCTCATCAGCAGAGGGCCGGAAGGGCAGTATTGGGTCACGACTCGCACTCAGGACGGTGAAGAGGAGAAGGAGCTGTTTTCGCACGTTATTCTCGCCTCGGGCCGCTACAATTATCCCAACTTCCCGAACACGCCCGGCCTTGATCAGTTTCGGGGTCAAGTGCTGCACTCGTTTGCTTACCGGGGTCGGCAGGCCTTTGCCGGGCAGCGCGTACTGGTGGTGGGCAACAGCATTAGCGGATTGGAAATCGCCAGCGACCTCGCCCTGAACGACGGCCCGCCGGTGCTATCGTCGTGCCGCAAGCCGCGCTACATCATTCGCAAGCTGCTGCATGGCCTGCCTGCGGAGCAACATGTGTTCAATCGTTTTGCGACGTACCTGGGGCAGATATTGCCGCCACCGGAAGCGGCGGCGGGCCTGAAGCATTTCATTGTCGAGAACTTCGGCAACCCGGCTGATTTCGGAGGTTTGCCCCCCAGCGACAATCTGCTGGAGGCCGGTGCCTCGATGTGTCAGGAGTACCTCGACCAGCTGGCCAGCGGCCGCATTCGTGCCGTGACGGGGGTGCGCACGTTCACTCCTACTGGCGCTCTCCTCACGTCGGGCGAGGAGGTAACCGCCGATGTACTTCTGCTGGCTACGGGCTACGGCCTGCATCTGCCCTTTCTAAGTGAGGACATCCGTCAGACGGTACTCGCCGACGATAAGTGCCTCGACCTGCACCACTTTACTTTCCACCCCGATTTGCCCAATGTGGCCTTTCTGGGTCTTTTTGGCCAAATCGGCTCCTATTTCCCTACTGTGGAGCTGCAGGCGCGTTGGGTGGCAGCATGTTGGAGCGGCCAACACGCCTTGCCCACCCGGACGCAAATGGAGCAGGGCTTGGCCGAATCAGAGCAGTTTAAGCAGGTGCGCGAGGAAATCACGTCGCACGAGTCGATGCACCTGTTCTCGCAGGATCTGGGAGTAGCTCCCACCCTCGACCGGTACCCCGATCTGGTTCGGGAGCTGCTGTTTGGCCTGCTGGTACCGGCCCAGTTTCGCCTCGAAGGTCACCGCAGCCGCCCAGATGCCCGTGCCCGCTTCGAACAGAACAGCCGTTGCTACACCGCTGGCCAGGCCGTCCCGCTCGACCAGCAGCAGCGTGCCGGCCTGATGATGTTGGCCCGTGCGCTTCCCCAAAATCAGGCGTTGCAGAACTTAGTTGAGCAGCTACAGCCCGTGGCAGTACTATAG
- a CDS encoding DUF3592 domain-containing protein: MLLLSKTDPASLATINYALILLGGAFLYVARYLYQKRANLKKTGIETSGIVYRFQKQDDDNESVTYAPVFRFVTFSEEVVFVQHWLGSGRPSLRVGQEVRILYNPLNPQEYVLNYRLVDWKALLCALVGIVLIVGTLSAHFLG, encoded by the coding sequence ATGCTATTGCTCAGCAAAACAGACCCTGCTAGTCTGGCGACCATCAATTATGCACTTATTCTGTTAGGAGGCGCATTTTTATATGTAGCCAGATACTTATACCAAAAGCGGGCAAATCTGAAGAAAACAGGAATAGAGACTAGCGGAATAGTCTACCGCTTTCAAAAGCAGGACGATGACAATGAATCAGTTACTTATGCTCCTGTATTTCGTTTCGTGACTTTTAGTGAGGAGGTCGTGTTCGTTCAACACTGGCTTGGCAGCGGCAGACCTTCATTGCGTGTGGGCCAAGAGGTACGAATACTGTATAATCCATTAAATCCGCAGGAGTACGTCCTCAACTACAGACTAGTAGATTGGAAAGCTCTACTATGTGCTTTAGTAGGTATAGTCTTAATTGTTGGAACACTAAGTGCTCATTTTTTAGGATAA